One window of the Tachypleus tridentatus isolate NWPU-2018 chromosome 10, ASM421037v1, whole genome shotgun sequence genome contains the following:
- the LOC143228601 gene encoding tubulin-specific chaperone E-like has protein sequence MKEVFTVRPGSRVLCDGEFATVRYVGELPHILGNDIWYGVEWDNVCRGRHNGTHHGVKYFDTSHPTSGSFIRPQKADLGRTCLEAIVERYRKEENLLDVDVMRLPQKAGRDRVIELVGAEKVGQKQSHLDKLEEVVLRDMRVNGAGQPGELQTLIPSVTVLDLSRNLLSFWSEVARIAEQLPCLRELNVSENLIPVPEHSEDLQPSFRTLKTLVLNKMSYSWEQVLTCSKMWPQIERLELWKNEISLLFTPDSSTLQSLKYLSLEDNPLYSWQEVCKLGNLPRLEVLCLGNTTLSNIQFPGVKPNQKTDLFPALHCLMITHNRITQWKDIAELNKLVHLRELRISHNPVMTEFTPETCRQLVIAKLDCLQRLNREEVRRKKILGLVDLERKSLYRYNVVTMEASCLCLCDLSTSKGNFYQDSGRSHEQNGMVPHRFETVEICTPNDPSFSPVIKKLPSTMTVGKVKALVKRMYNVGVHEMSLGCVSSQAANMEIELDNDLRQLSFYSVGNGDRLCVYW, from the exons ATGAAGGAAGTATTTACTGTTCGACCAGGATCTAGAGTTCTCTGTGATGGGGAATTTGCAACAGTTCGTTACGTGGGAGAACTTCCACATATTCTTG GTAATGACATTTGGTATGGTGTTGAATGGGATAACGTGTGCCGTGGGAGACATAACGGCACACACCATGGAGTTAAATATTTCGATACAAG CCACCCAACTTCAGGTTCTTTTATCCGGCCTCAAAAGGCTGACTTGGGAAGAACATGTCTTGAAGCCATTGTAGAGCGTTACAGGAAGGAGGAAAACCTCTTGGATGTAGATGTAATGCGACTACCACAAAAAGCTGGAAGAGACAGAGTCATAGAGTTGGTTGGAGCAGAAAAAGTTGGACAGAAACAAAG TCATTTAGACAAGTTGGAGGAAGTGGTGCTACGTGACATGAGAGTCAATGGTGCAGGCCAGCCTGGAGAATTACAAACTCTCATTCCATCAGTGACAGTTCTGGATCTTTCACGTAACCTCTTATCTTTTTGGTCGGAGGTTGCTCGGATTGCTGAACAACTACCGTGTCTCAGAGAATTGAATGTGAG tGAAAACTTGATTCCAGTTCCAGAACACTCAGAAGACTTACAGCCAAGTTTTCGTACTCTAAAAACATTGGTTTTGAACAAGATGAGCTACAGCTGGGAACAG gtaCTTACTTGTTCCAAAATGTGGCCACAAATCGAACGTTTGGAACTGTGGAAAAATGAAATCTCCTTATTATTTACTCCTGATTCAAGTACTTTACAATCTCTGAAGTATCTGAGCCTTGAAGATAATCCTTTGTATTCTTGGCAAGAAGTTTGTAAGTTAGGAAACCTACCCAG ACTTGAAGTTTTGTGTCTGGGAAATACTACACTTTCAAACATCCAGTTTCCTGGAGTTAAACCTAACCAGAAAACAGATCTTTTTCCAGCTCTTCATTGTCTGATGATCACGCACAACAGAATAACTCAG TGGAAAGACATAGCTGAATTAAACAAACTTGTACATTTGAGAGAACTGAGAATTTCTCATAATCCAGTGATGACAGAATTTACCCCAGAAACTTGTCGACAGTTGGTCATAGCAAAATTGGACTGTTTACAGCGGCTAAACAGAGAAGAGGTAAGGAGAAAAAAAATTTTAGGATTAGTTGACTTAGA AAGAAAAAGTCTGTACAGGTACAACGTGGTGACCATGGAGGCATCTTGTTTGTGCCTCTGTGACCTATCCACCTCCAAAGGAAATTTTTATCAAGACAGTGGTAGATCTCATGAGCAAAATGGGATGGTGCCCCATCGTTTTGAAA CTGTTGAGATCTGTACCCCTAATGATCCTAGCTTCTCACCAGTGATTAAAAAACTTCCAT ccACAATGACTGTTGGGAAGGTTAAAGCTTTGGTGAAACGGATgtataatgttggtgttcatGAAATGAGCTTAGGCTGTGTCAGCAGTCAG